In the Piscinibacter sp. XHJ-5 genome, one interval contains:
- a CDS encoding HlyD family efflux transporter periplasmic adaptor subunit, with amino-acid sequence MDSSVQPLLTLLQLGRRARSARELAELGFVAVNETVALVPYRQAALWSALGLPRVQAVSGVPQPDPTAPFVQWLTALCRHLADSAAPSGEIDTATLPARLLDAWDQWLPLHAMWLPLQRDAAPDGALLLARGEPWSAAEMALLRELADVFAHALAGFRPRQHGIDRMLGWWRSGKSRRRLWLAAAALCVFPMRIDVLGAAEVVPRQPLLVRAPLDGVVERFEVRPNQPVKAGQVLFSLDTTALRTRHEVARKAYDTAQEELRQSAQAAVTDEKQRADIMLRRSQLQEKQVELDFTVDQLDRVQVKAEREGIAVFADVNDWLGKAVSVGERILLVADPTQVELTAYLPAADHIELQPGDALTLYPQGEPLASFQARIQSVAYRAEPSPAGHLAYRIKAEFLAAQPLPRLGQVGTARVRGPWAPLLYVVLRRPFAALRQWSGL; translated from the coding sequence ATGGATTCGTCGGTTCAGCCGCTGCTGACGCTTCTGCAGCTGGGACGGCGGGCACGCTCGGCACGCGAGCTCGCCGAGCTCGGCTTCGTGGCGGTCAATGAAACCGTGGCGCTCGTGCCGTATCGGCAGGCCGCGCTGTGGTCGGCCCTCGGGCTGCCGCGCGTGCAGGCCGTGTCGGGCGTGCCGCAGCCCGATCCCACGGCGCCGTTCGTCCAGTGGCTCACGGCGCTGTGCCGCCATCTCGCCGACAGCGCCGCTCCGTCGGGCGAAATCGACACGGCGACGCTGCCTGCACGGCTGCTCGATGCCTGGGACCAATGGCTGCCGCTGCATGCAATGTGGCTGCCGCTGCAGCGCGATGCAGCGCCCGACGGGGCGCTGCTGCTGGCGCGCGGCGAGCCCTGGAGCGCAGCCGAAATGGCGCTGCTGCGGGAGCTGGCCGACGTGTTCGCCCATGCGCTTGCCGGCTTCCGGCCGCGCCAGCACGGGATCGACCGGATGCTGGGGTGGTGGCGCAGCGGCAAGTCCCGGCGCCGGCTGTGGCTCGCCGCCGCCGCGCTTTGCGTCTTTCCGATGCGCATCGATGTGCTCGGGGCCGCCGAAGTCGTTCCCCGTCAGCCGCTGCTGGTGCGCGCGCCGCTGGATGGCGTGGTCGAGCGTTTCGAGGTCCGGCCGAACCAGCCCGTCAAGGCAGGGCAGGTGCTCTTCAGCCTCGACACCACGGCATTGCGAACGCGCCACGAGGTCGCTCGCAAGGCCTACGACACCGCACAGGAGGAGTTGCGCCAGTCGGCCCAGGCCGCGGTGACCGACGAGAAGCAGCGTGCCGACATCATGCTCAGGCGCAGCCAGCTGCAGGAAAAGCAGGTCGAGCTCGACTTCACGGTGGACCAGCTCGACCGTGTTCAGGTCAAGGCCGAGCGCGAAGGCATCGCGGTGTTTGCCGACGTGAACGACTGGCTCGGCAAGGCCGTCTCCGTCGGGGAGCGCATCCTGCTGGTGGCCGACCCGACGCAGGTGGAGCTGACAGCGTATCTTCCGGCGGCCGACCACATCGAGCTTCAGCCGGGCGACGCCCTGACCCTGTACCCGCAGGGCGAGCCGCTGGCCTCGTTCCAGGCGCGCATCCAGAGTGTCGCCTACCGGGCCGAACCCTCGCCGGCGGGACACCTCGCCTATCGCATCAAGGCGGAGTTCCTTGCCGCTCAGCCGCTTCCGCGCCTCGGCCAGGTGGGCACCGCACGCGTGCGCGGCCCCTGGGCGCCACTGCTGTACGTGGTGCTGCGGCGACCGTTCGCCGCCTTGCGGCAATGGTCGGGACTGTGA
- a CDS encoding HlyD family efflux transporter periplasmic adaptor subunit, with the protein MNAAGALPPLRQDLGLHAGPPAPDGSPTWTLHDPAVNRFYELPWPAFEVLSRWTLGSVGRIVDAVRRETTLRIVDADVAALRQMLAHNHLLQASSAQDSECLARTARAGRTGFARWMLRHYLCLRVPLVQPMPWLQRLGPHVAWAYRPAFWWLTAMAAVLGWVLVVRRWDDFTDSLAACATWDSAVAMAFAVAFAKVLHELGHAFTAHRHGCRVSTMGIAFVVLWPVLYTDTTEAWKLASRRHRLAIGAGGMLSEIALAAYALLAWALLPETPAWAPLRAAAFQLATTTWLIALTVNASPFMRFDGYFLLSDAINMPNLHERAFALARWWLRERLFGWGDAPPEIFSRTRARGLVAFAFATWLYRLVLFVTIALIVYHVFFKALGVLLMAVELTWFVGRPAVSEMKRWHARRKSLRCNRATCRLAVSTAALLAALLWPWQTAVRVPAVLGAAPALAVYAPHAGQMGDTWPSVGRRLRQGDPLVAIRSPALQARLDLATSRAQRLQWQVAQQTLDARLMEAGPALRKRWEAAREEAEGLQRETQRLNLAMPFDGVVLEVSEDAGPGRWVSAGEKLLRVAGWQGAKVEAFVDESELPQARDGGEATFIADAPEHSPVQCRRTVVDAVPLSELDQVAVASMYGGRIPARQRADGRIVPLRPTFRVRLEGCDLQAAPACEVLGVALLHGERRSLAMRAFRWAAAWWHREAAF; encoded by the coding sequence GTGAACGCCGCTGGCGCGCTGCCGCCGCTGCGGCAGGACCTCGGCCTGCATGCCGGGCCCCCGGCGCCGGACGGGTCGCCGACCTGGACCTTGCACGACCCGGCGGTGAACCGCTTCTACGAGCTGCCCTGGCCGGCGTTCGAGGTGCTCTCGCGCTGGACGCTGGGCAGCGTGGGCCGCATCGTCGACGCGGTGCGGCGCGAGACCACGCTGCGCATCGTCGACGCGGACGTGGCGGCATTGCGGCAGATGCTCGCGCACAACCACCTGCTCCAGGCAAGCAGCGCGCAGGACAGCGAGTGCCTCGCCCGGACGGCGCGTGCGGGGCGGACAGGGTTCGCCCGCTGGATGCTGCGGCACTACCTCTGCCTGCGCGTGCCGCTGGTGCAGCCGATGCCCTGGCTGCAGCGCCTCGGACCGCACGTCGCCTGGGCGTACCGGCCGGCCTTCTGGTGGCTCACTGCCATGGCAGCGGTACTCGGATGGGTTCTCGTCGTGCGCCGCTGGGATGACTTCACCGACAGCCTGGCGGCCTGCGCGACCTGGGACAGCGCCGTTGCGATGGCGTTCGCCGTGGCGTTCGCCAAGGTCCTCCACGAGCTGGGGCATGCCTTCACGGCGCATCGGCATGGCTGCCGCGTGTCGACCATGGGGATCGCATTCGTGGTGCTGTGGCCGGTGCTCTACACCGACACCACCGAAGCCTGGAAGCTCGCGTCACGGCGGCATCGGTTGGCCATCGGCGCTGGCGGCATGCTCAGCGAGATCGCGCTTGCCGCCTACGCCCTGCTGGCGTGGGCGCTGCTGCCTGAAACCCCTGCATGGGCGCCGCTGCGTGCCGCGGCGTTCCAGCTTGCCACGACCACCTGGCTGATCGCGCTGACCGTGAACGCCAGCCCCTTCATGCGCTTCGACGGCTACTTCCTGCTGTCCGACGCCATCAACATGCCCAACCTGCATGAGCGTGCATTCGCGCTCGCCCGGTGGTGGCTGCGCGAACGACTGTTCGGCTGGGGCGACGCGCCGCCCGAAATCTTCTCCCGCACACGCGCGCGAGGGCTCGTTGCCTTCGCGTTCGCCACCTGGCTGTATCGGCTGGTGCTGTTCGTCACCATCGCGTTGATCGTCTATCACGTGTTCTTCAAGGCACTGGGGGTGCTGCTCATGGCCGTGGAGCTGACCTGGTTCGTCGGGCGACCGGCGGTGAGCGAGATGAAGCGGTGGCACGCGCGCCGCAAATCCCTGCGCTGCAACCGCGCCACCTGCCGACTGGCCGTGTCGACCGCCGCTCTGCTCGCCGCGCTGCTCTGGCCTTGGCAAACCGCCGTGCGTGTTCCCGCCGTGCTCGGGGCCGCACCGGCGCTGGCGGTGTATGCGCCGCATGCGGGGCAGATGGGCGACACCTGGCCGAGCGTCGGCCGACGCCTGAGGCAGGGCGATCCGCTGGTGGCCATTCGATCGCCCGCGCTGCAGGCTCGCCTGGACCTGGCGACCTCCCGCGCGCAACGCCTGCAATGGCAGGTGGCGCAGCAGACGCTGGATGCGAGGCTCATGGAAGCGGGGCCCGCCTTGCGCAAGCGCTGGGAAGCGGCTCGCGAGGAAGCCGAAGGCCTGCAGCGGGAGACGCAGCGGCTGAACCTCGCCATGCCGTTCGACGGCGTCGTGCTCGAGGTCTCTGAAGACGCCGGCCCCGGACGCTGGGTCTCGGCAGGCGAGAAGCTGCTGCGCGTGGCCGGGTGGCAGGGCGCCAAGGTCGAGGCGTTTGTCGACGAATCCGAACTGCCGCAGGCGCGCGACGGCGGCGAGGCGACCTTCATTGCCGACGCGCCCGAGCATTCACCCGTGCAATGCCGCCGCACGGTGGTCGACGCCGTACCGCTGAGCGAGCTCGACCAGGTGGCGGTGGCAAGCATGTACGGCGGCCGCATCCCGGCGCGACAGCGTGCCGACGGACGCATCGTGCCGCTTCGGCCCACCTTTCGGGTACGGCTCGAGGGCTGCGACCTGCAGGCGGCGCCGGCCTGCGAAGTCCTGGGTGTCGCATTGCTGCACGGAGAGCGCCGTTCGCTTGCGATGCGGGCGTTCCGGTGGGCCGCCGCGTGGTGGCATCGCGAGGCGGCGTTCTAG
- a CDS encoding OsmC family peroxiredoxin yields the protein MNEKRASVHWEGAGKKGQGRISTETGVLKEAPYGFATRFEDDKRGTNPEELVGAAHAACFAMAFSFACDKAGFATRTVDTKASVRLVAQGDGFAIDRIALSLEASIPDIDEAKFQELAQAAKAGCPLSKALASVPEITLVATLKP from the coding sequence ATGAACGAGAAGAGAGCCAGCGTGCACTGGGAAGGCGCAGGCAAGAAGGGACAGGGCCGCATCAGCACCGAAACCGGCGTGCTGAAGGAAGCGCCCTACGGTTTCGCCACGCGGTTCGAGGACGACAAGCGCGGCACCAATCCGGAGGAACTGGTCGGCGCCGCCCACGCGGCGTGCTTCGCGATGGCGTTCTCCTTCGCGTGCGACAAGGCCGGGTTTGCCACGCGCACGGTGGACACCAAGGCCAGCGTGCGGCTGGTGGCGCAGGGCGACGGTTTCGCGATCGACCGCATCGCGCTGTCGCTCGAGGCCAGCATCCCGGACATCGACGAGGCGAAGTTCCAGGAGCTGGCGCAGGCCGCGAAGGCCGGCTGTCCGCTGTCGAAGGCGCTGGCCAGCGTGCCGGAGATCACGCTGGTCGCGACGCTGAAGCCGTGA